The following coding sequences lie in one Arachis hypogaea cultivar Tifrunner chromosome 9, arahy.Tifrunner.gnm2.J5K5, whole genome shotgun sequence genomic window:
- the LOC112713076 gene encoding protein FAR1-RELATED SEQUENCE 5-like isoform X1 has protein sequence MLSIYLDKSCSMWKVRKMVEDHNHPLIPLKLVHQIPNHRTMTDADKAQVDSMHRHGLPPSKIMGLIAGQAGGYEFAGFTKKDLDNYIERNLRSKIIEGDVNATLNYLHGKAEDAPMMIVRHSLTDDDKLEHLFWADDLSLFDYQYFGDVLAFDSTYRKNKYNRPLVIFSATNHHRQTCIFGFGLLADEQTKSYKWLLDNFSEAMMNKHPSLVITDGDNAMKSAIEEVFPNATHRLCAWHLYKNAVSHIKDPEFREKFKKCLYAKFECDEFEEYWHDMVERFNLVGNDWVEKQYRRKEQWATAYLSSKFCAGFRTTSRCEGINSFIKSFVDSRDSILALVQNLERALRDYRNNEIVAEFETINGEHVPTTGLHSLERHAASVYTREIFWEILEEIKSVAALDIVSSGSRSTTTEYKIIKYGRPDHEYIVLYDQDTQKMVCQCQRWDSYGIPCSHMFCVMKREQIKELPETLILKRWTKDVKKIDDDQGNINGKEDEERSILMRIGALSVASSRMIYLGGRKLSHFRYTMNEICRVTNDLEAKLEQTISPEKGKKVGDPSVAKSKGAPKVRKDENKRRQCSNCNQTGHTKRKCIERTAEKDVQHNDRMFSEDEFEDGVESVSIPNDQVQVLHFLE, from the exons ATGTTGTCAATTTATCTTGACAAGAGTTGTTCAATGTGGAAAGTCAGAAAGATGGTAGAGGATCATAACCATCCTTTGATACCTCTTAAATTAGTTCACCAAATTCCAAATCATCGTACAATGACAGATGCAGACAAGGCACAAGTGGATAGTATGCATAGACATGGCCTCCCACCTTCGAAGATCATGGGTCTTATTGCTGGACAAGCCGGTGGTTATGAATTTGCTGGTTTTACAAAAAAAGATTTGGATAACTATATTGAAAGAAATCTACGTTCAAAGATCATTGAAGGAGATGTAAATGCAACTCTTAATTATTTGCATGGAAAAGCAGAGGATGCACCTATGATGATTGTGAGACATAGTTTAACAGATGACGATAAATTGGAGCATTTATTCTGGGCGGATGATTTAAGTCTATTTGACTATCAATATTTTGGTGATGTTCTAGCATTTGATTCTACCTACAGAAAAAATAAGTATAATAGGCCGCTAGTTATCTTTTCAGCCACAAACCATCATCGCCAAACTTGTATTTTTGGCTTCGGTTTGCTAGCAGATGAACAAACAAAATCATACAAGTGGTTACTAGATAACTTTTCAGAGGCGATGATGAATAAGCATCCGAGTCTTGTCATAACAGATGGTGATAATGCCATGAAGAGTGCAATTGAAGAAGTTTTTCCAAATGCTACCCATAGATTGTGTGCTTGGCATCTGTATAAAAATGCAGTATCTCATATCAAGGACCCAGAATTTCGTGAGAAATTTAAGAAATGCTTGTATGCCAAATTTGAATGTGATGAATTTGAAGAGTATTGGCATGACATGGTTGAAAGGTTTAATCTTGTGGGAAACGACTGGGTAGAAAAACAATATAGAAGGAAAGAACAGTGGGCTACTGCTTATTTGAGTAGCAAGTTCTGCGCTGGATTTAGAACTACATCTAGATGTGAAGGCATAAATTCTTTCATTAAAAGCTTTGTTGACTCAAGGGATAGTATACTTGCATTGGTGCAAAACCTAGAACGTGCTTTAAGGGACTACAGAAATAATGAGATTGTTGCTGAATTCGAAACAATAAATGGAGAACATGTGCCCACAACAGGTTTACATTCTCTTGAGCGTCATGCTGCATCAGTGTATACTAGGGAGATATTTTGGGAAATATTAGAAGAGATTAAAAGTGTGGCAGCTTTGGATATTGTGTCGTCTGGTAGTCGTTCAACAACTACAGAATACAAGATCATCAAGTATGGAAGACCTGATCATGAGTACATTGTTTTATATGATCAAGATACTCAAAAAATGGTGTGTCAATGTCAAAGATGGGATAGTTATGGTATTCCATGTTCTCATATGTTTTGTGTGATGAAACGGGAGCAGATCAAGGAATTGCCAGAAACTCTTATATTAAAAAGATGGACTAAAGACGTTAAAAAAATTGACGATGATCAAGGTAACATAAACGGAAAAGAGGATGAAGAAAGGAGCATTCTGATGCGGATAGGTGCATTATCAGTTGCTAGTTCTCGTATGATATACTTAGGAGGCAGGAAATTGTCTCATTTTCGCTACACAATGAATGAAATTTGTAGAGTGACGAATGACTTGGAAGCAAAATTGGAGCAGACTATTTCACCGGAAAAAGGCAAGAAAGTTGGTGATCCTTCTGTTGCAAAATCTAAAGGTGCACCAAAAGTTCGAaaagatgaaaataaaagacGACAATGTTCTAATTGCAATCAAACTGGTCACACAAAAAGGAAATGCATAGAGAGAACTGCTGAAAAAGATGTTCAACATAATGATAGAATGTTCAGCGAAGATGAATTTGAAGATGGTGTTGAATCTGTTAGTATTCCAAATGATCAG GTTCAAGTTCTACATTTTTTGGAGTAG
- the LOC112713076 gene encoding protein FAR1-RELATED SEQUENCE 5-like isoform X2 has product MLSIYLDKSCSMWKVRKMVEDHNHPLIPLKLVHQIPNHRTMTDADKAQVDSMHRHGLPPSKIMGLIAGQAGGYEFAGFTKKDLDNYIERNLRSKIIEGDVNATLNYLHGKAEDAPMMIVRHSLTDDDKLEHLFWADDLSLFDYQYFGDVLAFDSTYRKNKYNRPLVIFSATNHHRQTCIFGFGLLADEQTKSYKWLLDNFSEAMMNKHPSLVITDGDNAMKSAIEEVFPNATHRLCAWHLYKNAVSHIKDPEFREKFKKCLYAKFECDEFEEYWHDMVERFNLVGNDWVEKQYRRKEQWATAYLSSKFCAGFRTTSRCEGINSFIKSFVDSRDSILALVQNLERALRDYRNNEIVAEFETINGEHVPTTGLHSLERHAASVYTREIFWEILEEIKSVAALDIVSSGSRSTTTEYKIIKYGRPDHEYIVLYDQDTQKMVCQCQRWDSYGIPCSHMFCVMKREQIKELPETLILKRWTKDVKKIDDDQGNINGKEDEERSILMRIGALSVASSRMIYLGGRKLSHFRYTMNEICRVTNDLEAKLEQTISPEKGKKVGDPSVAKSKGAPKVRKDENKRRQCSNCNQTGHTKRKCIERTAEKDVQHNDRMFSEDEFEDGVESVSIPNDQTQ; this is encoded by the exons ATGTTGTCAATTTATCTTGACAAGAGTTGTTCAATGTGGAAAGTCAGAAAGATGGTAGAGGATCATAACCATCCTTTGATACCTCTTAAATTAGTTCACCAAATTCCAAATCATCGTACAATGACAGATGCAGACAAGGCACAAGTGGATAGTATGCATAGACATGGCCTCCCACCTTCGAAGATCATGGGTCTTATTGCTGGACAAGCCGGTGGTTATGAATTTGCTGGTTTTACAAAAAAAGATTTGGATAACTATATTGAAAGAAATCTACGTTCAAAGATCATTGAAGGAGATGTAAATGCAACTCTTAATTATTTGCATGGAAAAGCAGAGGATGCACCTATGATGATTGTGAGACATAGTTTAACAGATGACGATAAATTGGAGCATTTATTCTGGGCGGATGATTTAAGTCTATTTGACTATCAATATTTTGGTGATGTTCTAGCATTTGATTCTACCTACAGAAAAAATAAGTATAATAGGCCGCTAGTTATCTTTTCAGCCACAAACCATCATCGCCAAACTTGTATTTTTGGCTTCGGTTTGCTAGCAGATGAACAAACAAAATCATACAAGTGGTTACTAGATAACTTTTCAGAGGCGATGATGAATAAGCATCCGAGTCTTGTCATAACAGATGGTGATAATGCCATGAAGAGTGCAATTGAAGAAGTTTTTCCAAATGCTACCCATAGATTGTGTGCTTGGCATCTGTATAAAAATGCAGTATCTCATATCAAGGACCCAGAATTTCGTGAGAAATTTAAGAAATGCTTGTATGCCAAATTTGAATGTGATGAATTTGAAGAGTATTGGCATGACATGGTTGAAAGGTTTAATCTTGTGGGAAACGACTGGGTAGAAAAACAATATAGAAGGAAAGAACAGTGGGCTACTGCTTATTTGAGTAGCAAGTTCTGCGCTGGATTTAGAACTACATCTAGATGTGAAGGCATAAATTCTTTCATTAAAAGCTTTGTTGACTCAAGGGATAGTATACTTGCATTGGTGCAAAACCTAGAACGTGCTTTAAGGGACTACAGAAATAATGAGATTGTTGCTGAATTCGAAACAATAAATGGAGAACATGTGCCCACAACAGGTTTACATTCTCTTGAGCGTCATGCTGCATCAGTGTATACTAGGGAGATATTTTGGGAAATATTAGAAGAGATTAAAAGTGTGGCAGCTTTGGATATTGTGTCGTCTGGTAGTCGTTCAACAACTACAGAATACAAGATCATCAAGTATGGAAGACCTGATCATGAGTACATTGTTTTATATGATCAAGATACTCAAAAAATGGTGTGTCAATGTCAAAGATGGGATAGTTATGGTATTCCATGTTCTCATATGTTTTGTGTGATGAAACGGGAGCAGATCAAGGAATTGCCAGAAACTCTTATATTAAAAAGATGGACTAAAGACGTTAAAAAAATTGACGATGATCAAGGTAACATAAACGGAAAAGAGGATGAAGAAAGGAGCATTCTGATGCGGATAGGTGCATTATCAGTTGCTAGTTCTCGTATGATATACTTAGGAGGCAGGAAATTGTCTCATTTTCGCTACACAATGAATGAAATTTGTAGAGTGACGAATGACTTGGAAGCAAAATTGGAGCAGACTATTTCACCGGAAAAAGGCAAGAAAGTTGGTGATCCTTCTGTTGCAAAATCTAAAGGTGCACCAAAAGTTCGAaaagatgaaaataaaagacGACAATGTTCTAATTGCAATCAAACTGGTCACACAAAAAGGAAATGCATAGAGAGAACTGCTGAAAAAGATGTTCAACATAATGATAGAATGTTCAGCGAAGATGAATTTGAAGATGGTGTTGAATCTGTTAGTATTCCAAATGATCAG ACTCAATAG